GTCCGCGAGTGGCTCTCGCCCGAAGGCATGCGGTTCCGCGTGAACTACGTCGGGGGCTCCACCGCCCCGGCGGCAGGCACATTCGAGTTCATCTATCGGCGCGATCCCTATCCCCAGATCCTGCTTGCCGAGCAGACGCGCGTGGTCTGGTCCCGCGTGGCCGGGTCGGCGCCCGAGCGGCTGGCCGTCCGGTAGCAAAACTCCGCGGCCGAGCCACCCCCGGCGGGACCTTGGGGCCGCGCGGCGCATCCCCGGATAGCGTAAGGGATTGTCCTACAAAGGCTTTTCCTCCCCATTCGCTTGTTACAAAGATCGCCGGGCGTTTCTTGCGTGGCATTTCAAGCCGCCCCATATGATCCCGTCCTCAGGTGAAGCTCAACCCCCCCTTGTTGTGGAGGTGACATGGACACAAAACGCGCTGCGGCCGCCGGGGCGATCGCCACTGCTTCGATGACCGCGTTGTTGATGGTGGAGCCGTCAATTGGGCTGCCCAAGATCGCGATCGGCGAGATCGTGAGCAGCATGATGTCGGCGGTTTCGTCGCACATTCCCGTGGGCGCGGCGGGGGGATGGATCATCGACCTCGTGGTGGGGATCGTGTTTGCGTTGATCTATGCGAGCTATCTCGAGAAGCGGCTGCCGGGCGGGCCGCTCATGCGCGGTCTGCTGTTCGGCGTGCTCGTGTTCATCGTGGCGCAGCTGGTGTTCGCACCGCTCACCGGCAGCGGCGTGTTCTCGGGCGGAGACCTGGAGCTGCTCGCGGGCGGACTGTTGGGACACCTCGTATACGGCGCCGTGGTCGGGTACGTCTACGGCGGCGGGGCCGCAGCCGGCTAGCCGAATCGCCGGAGCCTTCTTTCCGGCTCCCGGGCGGGCGAGATTGGGAGGTGTCCGGGCGCCTGGAGCGCTCGGCCCCCAACCGTCGCCGTCATGCTCTCACGTATTTCCGAACTGTCTCGCGCGGCCGCGCCTGACGCTCGCCGCGCGGCGAGCCGCTGATGCGCGACTTCGCGCAGTTCGCGCTGATCACGTTCACGTCGATCCTCTTCATCGTGGATCCGATCGCGGCGGTGCCGTCGTATCTCGTGATCACGCAGAACGAATCGGCCATGGAGCGCCGGCGCACGGCGTTCCGGGCGTGCGTGGCGATGGCGCTCCTGCTCGTGGTGTTCGCGGCCGGCGGGCGGTTCATCTTCGAGGCGTTCGGGATCACGCTGCCGGCCTTCCGGATCGCGGGCGGATTGATTCTGTGGCTGGTGGCGCTGGACATGGTGCGCGCCAAGCGCAGCACCAACGAGGGGAGCGAGGAGTTGGCCGAGGGCCAGACCAAGGAGGACGTGGCGGTCACGCCGCTGGCCATTCCGGTGCTGGCCGGCCCCGGGGCGATCTCCACCGCGATGGTGCTGGCGGGCGAGGCACGCTCCTGGGCGCACGGGCTCGTGGTGTATGGATCGATCGTGCTCACCGCGGTCGTGTCCTACTTGACGCTCCGGGCGGGGGAGCGGCTGATCGAACTCATGGGCCAGACCGGCATTCGCGTGATGACGCGCATCATGGGCCTGCTGCTGGCGGCAGTGGCCACGCAGTTCATCATCACGGGGATCAGGGACAGCTTCGGCAAATAACTGCTGGTAGGAGGGTAGGGGGGTAGGACGGTAGTAGGTAAACGGCGTCCGCAGTCATCCGTCCTGCCCCCCTACTGTCCTACCGTCCTACCGTCTTAGTATTCGCCATGGACGCTGCCATCCAGGACTACTACCCCGACGACTTCGCGCACTGCTACGGCTGCGGCCGCCTCCACCCACACGGCATGCAGCTCAAGTCGCGGTGGGACGGGGCCGCTCCCGACATGGTGGCGCACTACACGCCGCGGGCCGATCAGATCGGTGTGCCGGGATTCGCGTACGGCGGACTGATCGCGTCGCTCATCGACTGCCACGCCATGGGCACGGCGGCCGCGGCCAGCGAACGCGCGGCCGGGCGGGCGATCGGACAGGAACCCGCGCCGCGATTCGTGACCGGGGCGCTGAAGGTGGACTATCTCAAGCCCACGCCGATCGATGCCGAGCTGGAGATCCGCGCGCGGGCGCGCGAGATCGGCGAGCGAAAGGTGATCGTCGACGCCACCGTCAGCGCCCGTGGCGTGGTGACGGCCAGAGGCGAGGTGGTGGCGGTGCGGCTGCCGCCGACCATGGTGCGGTGAGCCGCCCCGCGTACACGCGTGGCTAGAAGCCGCCGCCCTTCTTCTTCGGGGCGGCCTTCTCCTGCGCCGCTTCCTTGCGCTCATCGGCGGCCGACTCGTACTGCACCTTGCCCACCTGCTTTCCGGTGGCCGCATCGACATTGACCTCGGCGGTGCCGCTCTTGCCGGCCACCGTCATGTCGAACGAGTAGATGAGCTTGCCGCCCTCGCGCTCGAGTTCGAGCGCCTCGATCTTGCCTGCCGGGAGGATCGACTGCGCCGTGGCCACGGCCTGGGCCTCGGTGATCTTGGCGGCGCGGACGAGCGCCGGGGGCATGTGGCGCTTGTACGTGGGAGCCTGCTGCGCGCCGGCGGTGGCGAACGCGCCGACCGCGAGCGCGATGGCGAGGAATGGGTGCTTCATGCGATGTGCTCCATCTCGTGCATGGTGACCGCGTGCCGGCCGGGGTGCCGGCAGCGTATGTCCGAACGCTATCGCGGCAAGCTGTCCAGGCGATGACGGCCGGGCGCCTCTTGATCTTCGGCGCCGCCGCGCCCACGATTGCTGCGCCTCGACGCCCCATGGAGCTCCGGCATGGCCGACATTCCCCGAAGAGAATTCATGCGCTCGGCGCTGGCCGGTGGAGCGGCGCTGTTCCTGCCGCGCATCGCGCGCGCCGCCTCAGGGTTCGGCGGTCGGGCGCGCGCCGCGCTGGCCGACTCGCATATCGAAATTCTGCTGGACGAGCCGATCGGCACGATCGCCCCGGAGGTGTACGGCCACTTCACGGAACATCTGGGCGGCGTGATCTACGACGGCGTGTGGGTGGGGACGGACTCGAAGGTCCCCAACATCGGCGGCATCCGCAAAGCGCTGGTGGACGCGATGCGCGTGATCAGGCCGAGCGTGGTGCGGTGGCCGGGCGGCTGCTTTGCCGATTCGTACGACTGGCGCGACGGCGTGGGGCCGAGCGATCAGCGCCCCACGCGCACCAACTTCTGGGCGGGCGATCCGGGGCTGAAGGACGTGGCTGGCGGCCCGGCCAAGTACGACCCGAATGCGTTCGGCACCAGCGAATTCGCGCACTTTTGCCGGCTGATCGGCGCCCAACCGTACATGGCGGCGAACGTGCGCACGCTGCCGGCGCGCGTGTTCGATGGGTGGCTGGAGTACTGCAACGCGCCGGCCGGCGCCACCACCTGGTCCAAGGCGCGGGCGGCGGCGGGCGACTCGGCGCCATACGATATCAAGTATTGGGGCGTGGGCAATGAGGCCTGGGGATGCGGCGGCGACTTCACCCCGGAGGAATACGCCGAGGAATACCGGCGGTTCGCGGGCTGGGGGGTGCCGGAGTTCGGCGTCGATCTGCGGTTCATCGCGTCGGGCCCGAGCGGGGCCGACGTGGAATGGACGCGGCGGCTGATGGGCGCGCTGCGCGACCGGAACAGCCTGGACCGCGTGTGGGGGCTGTCCATGCACCACTACTGCAGCGCGCCCGACGCGGGCGCCGACGCGGTGGCGTTCGACGAGCGCGGCTGGTACGACCTGTTGGTGAGCGCCGACCGGATGGAGACGGTCATCGCCGCCGTCTGGGAGACGATGCGCGAAGCGGATCGGACCCATCGCGTGAAGCTGGTGGTGGACGAGTGGGGGGCGTGGCACAAGAGCGCGCCGATCGTGGATCCGAGCCATCTGTTCGAATCGCAGTCCACCATCCGCGACGCGCTGGTCACGGGCCTCACGCTCGACATCTTCCACCGGAATGCCGACAAGGTGGCGATGGCGAACGTGGCGCAGCTCATCAACTGCATCCATTCGCTGTTCTTCTCGCATGGCGATCAGTTCGTGGCCACGCCCAGCTATCACGTGTTCGCGATGTACGCCGCGCATCAGGGGGCGCAGTCGGTGCGCACGGAGGTGTCGGCGCCGCGGGTGGGGTGGGCGGCCAAGGACGGCACGCGGCAGAGCTTCTGGGGGCTCAACGGCTCGGCGTCGCTGGTCGGGCGCGACCTCACGCTCACGGTGACCAACGCGTCGCTTACCGAGCCGCGCGACGCCGAGCTCGTGGTGCGGGGCGGCACGGTGCAGGCGATGCGGGCCACGACGCTCGCGGCGCGCAGCGTGCACGACGTGAACAGCTTCGCGCATCCGGACGTGGTGGTGCCGGTGACGGCGGACCTGACGGCGCGGGAGCTGAACGGCGTGTACCGATTCCCGCCGGCGTCGGTGACGAAGCTGGCGATCCGGCTGGGGTAGCTGGCGGGCCGGTGCACCGTCCGTGCGGCGGGTCCGCGCCGGGTGGGGCGGGGCTCTAGCGCGGGTGGTGTACCGCGTGTCATATATTGGCCGACCGTATACAATATCCTTGCCCGCGCGGCGCCTCGGACTCGGTCCCCCGACGGCCCGCCGCCCGCCGCGCCACCCGCCCACCGATTCGGACGGCTCCATGCCTCACCGCCACGCTCGCCGCATCGCCCCGCGCGCTCTCCCGGCTGCGTACGTCGCGTTGGTCGCGCTCGCCCTCCTCGCCATGGCGCCGCCCGTTCGCGCCCAGGGCACCGCCGCCGACTACGCCCGCGCCGCCGCGCTCGATGCCCGATACCGCGGGCTCGCGCTCGACGTCATGGATCCGCCCGAGTGGATCGAAGGCACCGACCGATTCTTCTATAGAAAGACGGTGGCCGGCGGCTACGCATTCGTCCTCGTGGACGCCACCACCCGGGAGAAGCGGCCCGCGTTCGATCACGCCAAACTCGCCGCGGCGCTCTCCGCCGCCATGGACACCACCTTCACCGCCGTCACGCTGCCGTTCGCGCGCTTCACGTTCACGCCCGGCGAACGCGACATCGAGTTCGTGGACCATGGCTCGCTCTGGCGGTGCGCGCTGGCCGACTACCAGTGCCGCAACACAGGACCGGCCCTCAACGGACGCGGCGGCCGCGGCGGATTCGGCAACCGCGGCGTGGGCAGCCCGCCGTCGCCGTGGGCGCTTGACGCCGATGCCGACACCGACGCCGCGCCCGACGAGGGCCCGTGGAACGACGAGTGGTCGGCGGAGGAACTGGCCGAGGCGCAGCAGGCGCCCTCGCTGCGCGAGTCGCCCGACGCCAAACGATCCCCCGACGGGACGCGCGACGCGTACATCTGGAACTACAACGTCTACGTGCGCGCCGCCGGCGCCAGGTCCGGCACGGAGTTGAGCTACGACGGCTCCGAAGGGAACTACTACTCGTTCGCGTCCATCGAATGGTCGCCCGACTCGCGCAAGATCGTGGCCTACCGCGTGGAACCGGGCTACCACCGTGAAGTGCACTACGTGGTGTCCACGCCGCCCGACCAGCTCCAGCCCAAGGACTCGGTGCGCTTCTACCAGAAGCCGGGCGACCGGCTGGACGTGCGCCGTCCGGTGCTCTTCAACCTCGATACCCAGCGGCAGGTCGAGGTGAGCGACGCGCTCTTTCCCAATGCGTACAACGTGACGGTGCCGATCTGGTGGAAGGACAGCCGGGCGTTCACCTTCGAGTACAACCAGCGTGGGCACCAGGTATATCGCGTGATCGAGGTGGACGGCACCACGGGCGCGGCGCGGGCGATCGTGGACGAGCACTCCGACACGTTCATCGACTACCCGCGCGCCAACGGCAGCCTCACCGATTCCGGCCGGCAGTTCCGCTACGACATCGGCGACGGCAAGCAGATGATCTGGATGTCGGAGCGCGACGGATGGTGCCACCTCTATCTGTACGACGATGCCACGGGCCAGGTGATCAACCAGATCACCAGGGGACCGTGGGTGGTGCGCGCCGTGGACCGCGTGGACGAGCAGGCGCGGCAGATCTACTTCAGCGCCGGGGGCATGGACCCGGCCGAGGATCCGTACTTCCTGCACTCGTATCGCATCAACTTCGACGGCACGGGGCTGGTGTCGTACACGCCGGCCAGGGCCAACCACATCGTCTCGTGGTCGCCCGACCACAAGTACTACGTGGATCTGTACTCGCGGGTGGACCTGGCGCCCGTCGGGCAGCTGCGCCAGACCAGCGACCAGTCGGTGGTGATGGAACTCGAGCACGGCGACCTCGCGCCGCTCGTCAAGGCGGGGTGGAAGCCGCCCGAGGTGTTCGTGGCCAA
The Gemmatimonadaceae bacterium genome window above contains:
- a CDS encoding DUF6789 family protein yields the protein MDTKRAAAAGAIATASMTALLMVEPSIGLPKIAIGEIVSSMMSAVSSHIPVGAAGGWIIDLVVGIVFALIYASYLEKRLPGGPLMRGLLFGVLVFIVAQLVFAPLTGSGVFSGGDLELLAGGLLGHLVYGAVVGYVYGGGAAAG
- a CDS encoding MarC family protein → MRDFAQFALITFTSILFIVDPIAAVPSYLVITQNESAMERRRTAFRACVAMALLLVVFAAGGRFIFEAFGITLPAFRIAGGLILWLVALDMVRAKRSTNEGSEELAEGQTKEDVAVTPLAIPVLAGPGAISTAMVLAGEARSWAHGLVVYGSIVLTAVVSYLTLRAGERLIELMGQTGIRVMTRIMGLLLAAVATQFIITGIRDSFGK
- a CDS encoding PaaI family thioesterase, whose product is MDAAIQDYYPDDFAHCYGCGRLHPHGMQLKSRWDGAAPDMVAHYTPRADQIGVPGFAYGGLIASLIDCHAMGTAAAASERAAGRAIGQEPAPRFVTGALKVDYLKPTPIDAELEIRARAREIGERKVIVDATVSARGVVTARGEVVAVRLPPTMVR
- a CDS encoding PepSY domain-containing protein — encoded protein: MKHPFLAIALAVGAFATAGAQQAPTYKRHMPPALVRAAKITEAQAVATAQSILPAGKIEALELEREGGKLIYSFDMTVAGKSGTAEVNVDAATGKQVGKVQYESAADERKEAAQEKAAPKKKGGGF
- a CDS encoding alpha-L-arabinofuranosidase C-terminal domain-containing protein, which codes for MADIPRREFMRSALAGGAALFLPRIARAASGFGGRARAALADSHIEILLDEPIGTIAPEVYGHFTEHLGGVIYDGVWVGTDSKVPNIGGIRKALVDAMRVIRPSVVRWPGGCFADSYDWRDGVGPSDQRPTRTNFWAGDPGLKDVAGGPAKYDPNAFGTSEFAHFCRLIGAQPYMAANVRTLPARVFDGWLEYCNAPAGATTWSKARAAAGDSAPYDIKYWGVGNEAWGCGGDFTPEEYAEEYRRFAGWGVPEFGVDLRFIASGPSGADVEWTRRLMGALRDRNSLDRVWGLSMHHYCSAPDAGADAVAFDERGWYDLLVSADRMETVIAAVWETMREADRTHRVKLVVDEWGAWHKSAPIVDPSHLFESQSTIRDALVTGLTLDIFHRNADKVAMANVAQLINCIHSLFFSHGDQFVATPSYHVFAMYAAHQGAQSVRTEVSAPRVGWAAKDGTRQSFWGLNGSASLVGRDLTLTVTNASLTEPRDAELVVRGGTVQAMRATTLAARSVHDVNSFAHPDVVVPVTADLTARELNGVYRFPPASVTKLAIRLG
- a CDS encoding DPP IV N-terminal domain-containing protein — protein: MPHRHARRIAPRALPAAYVALVALALLAMAPPVRAQGTAADYARAAALDARYRGLALDVMDPPEWIEGTDRFFYRKTVAGGYAFVLVDATTREKRPAFDHAKLAAALSAAMDTTFTAVTLPFARFTFTPGERDIEFVDHGSLWRCALADYQCRNTGPALNGRGGRGGFGNRGVGSPPSPWALDADADTDAAPDEGPWNDEWSAEELAEAQQAPSLRESPDAKRSPDGTRDAYIWNYNVYVRAAGARSGTELSYDGSEGNYYSFASIEWSPDSRKIVAYRVEPGYHREVHYVVSTPPDQLQPKDSVRFYQKPGDRLDVRRPVLFNLDTQRQVEVSDALFPNAYNVTVPIWWKDSRAFTFEYNQRGHQVYRVIEVDGTTGAARAIVDEHSDTFIDYPRANGSLTDSGRQFRYDIGDGKQMIWMSERDGWCHLYLYDDATGQVINQITRGPWVVRAVDRVDEQARQIYFSAGGMDPAEDPYFLHSYRINFDGTGLVSYTPARANHIVSWSPDHKYYVDLYSRVDLAPVGQLRQTSDQSVVMELEHGDLAPLVKAGWKPPEVFVAKGRDGKTDIYGVIFRPTNFDPRRKYPVIENIYAGPQGSFVPKSFQVLNGMRNVAELGFIVVQIDGMGTNNRSRAFHNTAWHNLADAGFPDRILWHKAVAARYPWYDISRVGIYGTSAGGQNAMAALLFHPEFYQVAYSASGCHDNRMDKIWWNELWMGWPLGPQYIASSNMENAWRLKGKLMLVFGELDTNVDPSSTVQVVNALIKANKTFDLLEIPNSDHTSGGAYGAMKRDDFFVHNLLGVEPPNRNAEVLTANPIQH